DNA from Oncorhynchus kisutch isolate 150728-3 unplaced genomic scaffold, Okis_V2 scaffold3257, whole genome shotgun sequence:
actaggtgggagggcctgggagaaccctggcattattatatatacaggtgtttctattccagacagcccactaggtgggagggcctgggagaaccctggcattattatatatacacatgtttctattccagacagcccactaggtgggagggcctgggagaaccctggcattattatataaacaggtgtttctattccagacagcccactaggttggagggcctgggagaaccctggcattattatataaacaggtgtttctattccagacagcccactaggtgggagggcctgggagaaccctggcattattatataaacaggtgtttctattccagacagcccactaggtgggagggcctgggagaaccctggcattattatataaacaggtgtttctattccagacagcccactaggtgggagggcctgggagaaccctggcattattTGGCTGATCGAAGAGGAAAACCTGAAAGTTGTTTTGTCTATATTCAAGTTTGACCATTTGTTTGATGAAGCCTGGAATAAGAGAAAAAGGCCAACCTATAATTAAATTACATATTTAGTTCTAGGTGTACATCAAGTCCATGTACGTATGGATTGTGAGTAggcttatacagttgaagtcggaagtttacatacacttaggttggagtcagtaaaacaaatttttcaacTACGCCACAAATTTTATGTTAtcaatctatagttttggcaagtcggttaggacatctactttgtgcatttttccaacaattgttaatgacagattatttaacttctaatttactgtatcacaaataCTGTGggccagaagtgtacatacacttagtcgactgtgcctttaaacagcttggaaaattccagaaaattatgtcatggatttagaagcttctgataggctaattaacataatttgagtcaattggaggtgtacctgtggatgtatttcaaggcctaccttcaaagtcagctagttgcttgacatcatgggaaaatcaaaaggaatcagccaagacctcaggaaaaaattgtaaacctccacaagtctggttcatacttgtgagcaatttccaaacgcctgaaggtaccacggccatctgtgcaaacaatagtacgcaacacCACGCAGCCGCGAAGCCGTCAtattgctcaggaaggagacgcgttctgtctcctagagaggaacgtactttgttgtgaaaagtgcaaatcaatcctaggacaacagcaaaggaccttgtgaagatgctggaggaaacaggtacaaaagtatctatatccgcagtaaaacgggtcctatattgacataacctgaaaggccactcagcaaggaagaagccactgctccaaaaccaccatagaaaagccagactacggtttgcatctgcacatgaggacaaatatcgtacattttggagaaatgtcctctggtctgatgaaacaaaaatagaactctttggccataatgaccatcgttatgtttggaggaaaaagggggaggcttgcaagctaaagaacaccatcccaaccatgatgcatgggggtggcagcatcatgttgtaggggttctttgctgcaggagggactggtgcacttcacaaaatagatggcttcatgttAAAGTTAAAGTTTGGTGCAAATGTTAAAGCTTggtgcaaatgggtcttccaaatagacaatgaccccaagcaaaatggcttaagggcaacaaagtcaagtaATGGAGtgcccatcacaaagccctgacctcaattccatagaaaatttgtgggcagaactgaaaaagtgtgtgcgagcaaggaggactacaaacctgactcagttacaccagctctgtcaggaggaatggccaaaattcacccaacttattgtgggaagcttgtggaaggcttcccaaaacGTACAGTATGTCCCAAGTgcaacaatttaaaggtaatgctactaaatactaattgagtttatgtaaacttctgacccactgggaatgtgatgaaagaaataaaagctgaaataaataattttctctactattattctgacatttcacattcttaaaataaagtggtgatcctacctgacctaagacagggaatgtatGTATACACTTCCAATATCAACTGTACATAAATGTatattttctctttattcaacctgccatctacccacctggggactgagggttatgagagaacccccacatcactagcttctctttatacaacctgccatctacccacctggggactgagggttatgagagaacccccacatcactagcttctctttattcaacctgccatctacccacctggggactgagggttatgagagaacccccacatcactagcttctctttattcaacctgccatcttacccacctggggactgagggttatgagagaacccccacatcactagcttctctttaatcaacctgccatctacccacctggggactgagggttatgagagaacccccacatcactagcttctctttattcaaagtgccatctacccacctggggactgagtgttatgagagaacccccacatcactagcttctctttattcaacctgccatctacccacctggggactgagggttatgagagaacccccacatcactgGCTTCTCTTTATccaacctgccatctacccacctggggactgagggttatgagagaacccccacatcactagcttctctttatacaacctgccatctacccacctggggactgagggttatgagagaacccccacatcactagcttctctttattcaacctgccatctacccacctggggactgagtgttatgagagaacccccacatcactagcttctctttattcaacctgccatctacccacctggggactgagggttatgagagaacccccacatcactagcttctctttattcaacctgccatctacccacctggggactgagggttatgagagaacccccacatcactagcttctctttattcaacctgccatctacccacctggggactgagggttatgagagaacccgCACAACACTAGCTTGTATGTTCTGCAGCCTTGTAAAGATAAGGAGTGGATGACTGGGAGGCAGATTGGCAtctattgtcatgaatcttgccctggaggcagattGGCacttattgtcatgaatcttgccctggaggcagttCAGCATAGTGGTCACTAACTGGAACAGGCACAAAGTAATACAATTAGATTTTaatcctaacctcaaccacacTGCTCACCCTTCCCTTAACTGGTGCAGAcacaaaggacacacacacacacacacacacacacacacacacacacacacacacacacacacacacacacacacacacacacacacacacacacacacacacacacacacacacacttggctcCTGAGTTGTgctgcagtggtctaaggcactgcatttcagtgcaagaggcaccactacagtcgctggttcaaatccaggctgcatcacatctggccctgagtcccatagggcgatgcaCATACCccgccggggtaggccgtcaatgtaaataattatttataactgacttgcctagttaactagACATTACACttacatttagttttttttctgattaaagaaacaacatctgaaataagtcattctctctactatcattctgacatttcacattctttaaaaaaagtggtgatcctaactgacctaagacagggaattttactaggattaaatgtcaggaattatttTGCTGggtgcagtattgagtagcttagatgaataaggtgcccagagtaaactgcctgctactcagtcccagttgctaatatatgctcggaactttctaaaactgtttgaatgatgtctgtgagtatgtctgtgagtataacagaaatcaTTTGGcagaggttggtcgtttttcaaatCATTCCCTAttgatacagtgggatattgatcatgttgcacttcctaaggcttccactagatatcaacagtctttagaaccttgtttgatgcttctactgtgaggtggggccgaatgagaggagaatgagtcagGTGTATGGCAGAGAGCCACGagctggtcacgcgcatttcacatgtgTTGTAGCTGCgaatgagaggagaatgagtcagGTGTATGGCAGAGAGCCACGagctggtcacgcgcatttcacatgtgTTGTAGctgcgaatgagaggggaatgagtcaggtgtctggcagagagccacgagctggtcatgcgcatttcacatgtgttgtagaaccttgtttgatgcttctactgtgaggtggggccgaatgagaggagaatgagtcaggtgtctggcagagagccacgagctggtcacgcgcatttcacatgtgTTGTGGCTGCGTTCCATTGCTTCTTTTTTTGCCCTGCTCATTCACGTGAGAGCGACCTGCTTTCCATTGCAAtgctacagacaaaggaattctccggttggaacattattgaagatttatgataaaaacatcctaaagattgattctacacttcgtttgacatgtttctatggactgtaacgtaacttttggactTTGTCTGCAACTGGTGAATGCgcttcgtgagtttggatttgtttaccaaatgcaCTAACACAAGAAGCAATTTGGActtaaatgatggacattatcgaacaaaacaaacatttattgtggaactggtaTTTCTGGGAGTGTAACGGCTTtctgtggaagaaggtgaggaccaagatgcagcgttgTACGTCATATTTGTTTATTgtcactgaacactaaatacaaaaataacaaagggacagtcctgaaaggtgaaaaacactaaacagaaattaactacccacaaaacccgtgggcaagagctacctaagtatggttcccaatcagagacaacgatagacagctgtccctgattgagaaccataccctaccaaaaacaaagaaatacaaaaacatagaaaacagaacatagaatgcccaccctagtcacaccttggcctaaccaaaatagagaataaaagcctctatggccagggcgtgacagggagtgcattctgatgaaggtaagtgaatatttataatgttatttctgacttctgttgactgcacaatatggcggatatctttttggcttctTTGGTCTCTAagcaccgtactcagattattgcatggtttgcgttttccgtaaagcttttttgaaatctgacacagcggttgcattaaggagaattggatctaaaattccatgcataacacttgtgtaacggttttcttcatctgaaggagaggcggaccaaaatgcagcgtggtggttattcatgtttttaataaagacaagaAAAGTGAAAACCTTAAAAACTGTTTgcacagtcctatctggtgcaaacacagagaccggaacaatcacccacaaaacccaacacaaaacaggctacctaaatatggttcccaatcagagacaatgactaacacctgcctctgattgagaaccatagcaggccaaacatagaaatagacaaaccagacacacaacatagaatgcccacccagctcacgtcctgaccaacactaaaacaaggaaaacacatacgaacgatggacAGAACGTGACAACTTGTATCTTTGATCAacgtttattatgagtatttctgtaaagtgatgtggctctctgcaaaatcaccggatgtttttggaactattGAACATAGcgtgccaatgtatactgagattcttttatgtaaatatgaactttatcaaacaaaaacatacatgtattgtgtaacatgaagtcctatgagtgtcatctgatgaagatcatcaaaggttagtgattaattctctctatttctgaATTTTGTGacccctctctttggctggaaaaatggctgtgtttttctgtgacttgacGGTGACCGAACATAATCGGTTGtcgtgcttttgctgtaaagcctatcTGAAATTGGATactggttggattaacaagaagtttatctttaaaatggtgtgaaatacttgtatgtttgagcaaTTTTGTTATTGCCTAGACAATCATGTTGATTCTTCGTATTCGGTGGGGGgagctgcaactcaatattaggaaggtgttgttattgttttgtacacactggaaactgttgagcgtgaaaacccagcagcgttgcaattcttgacatGAACAGGTGcatctggcacctactatcataccccgttTAAAGACACTTAAATTgtcttcaccctctgaatggcacacacacaatccatctctcagttgtctcaaggctccaacatatttttttaacctgtctcctcccctttatctacactgattaaagtggattcacctggtcagtctaggtcatggaaagagcaggtgaccttaatgttttgtacactcagtgtatatttgccAAAAGGATTAGCATACATTTGCCAACATGATATAGAATCAGTGTCAACATGTTTTTTGGTACATTGGAATCAGTGTCAACACGTTTTTTGTGCTTCGTCCTTGTGGCTTGGTGAGCTGCATGTATAAAAGTGTTCCTCTTTCTCAAGCTGAACAGAACCTACAGACCACCTGTGATTCCTTCTCTGACAGGAAAAGATTACCATGGAGAAGTTGGCCGTCCTTCTGCTTCTGAGTGCTGTCATTGCACTGGGCGACGCAAACCTGACCCAGCTGCTTGGTTTAGAACCCTTACTGAAGACTGAGGTGGAACAGACTCCTCCTGTCGGGGCTCAGGTAGCAGCAGTACAGCAGGGGACAAAGGAAATGTCATGTCCCTCAGACTGGCACCCATATGGATCACGCTGTTTCAGGTTTGTCAGCATTCCGCAGTCATGGTCAGATTCTGAGCAAAACTGTTTGGCACTTGGTGGAAACCTAGCATCCGTGAATAACCTTTTAGAGTACCAGTTCATGCAAGCACTAACAAAGAATACCAATGGCCACTTACCTGATACCTGGATTGGAGGTTTTGATGCAGTCAAGGAGGGCTTATGGATGTGGTCAGATGGGTCCAGATTTGACTACACTAACTGGAACATTGGTGAGCCCAATAAcgctggagaaggagaggactgtCTGCAGATGAACGCTGCAAGTGAGAAGCTCTGGTTCGACGTGCCCTGTGAGTGGAAGTTTACATCTCTCTGTTCCAGAAGAATGTAGGCTAGGAAATGACCCAGCCACTTCAACTCTCACCTCCAGGGGTCAACAGTCTACTTCACCTCTCACCTCCAGAGGTCAACAGTCTACACTTCAATACTCAAACCAAGATCTGTCACTCACTGCAGCTCACCATTACCTAAACTTGTGATGAAACTGTGTGATGTTGCTAATCCTGCTTTTGAAATTAAAGATAAATGACTGAATCGTTTTTCTTCATTTCCTATTGCTTAACTAGTTGTCATGGCACATCAGTTAGTCAATGGTAAGATATTATAAACTAGAATAAAGACAATCTCTCAATAACATGAACCTGCATCACTAAAAATAATTGATACATGATAAAACCTTATCATACTGTTAACAATGGTTAACTCTCTTCCTAACAGACCATTTGTTTCTGAATGGTTTAGATGCAGGAAATTCCAGTTATATAACTATTAACATGAATTATCagctttttaaaataatttattaatGCATTTTTTATGGTTTAGTAATTATGCATACAATTAATAAATACTTAGTAGATATTcaatgaattatttatttattcaggtTAACTAATGCATTAACTAATATACCCTTATTGTAAAGTGTTACCGTTCCCTGTCTTTCATATCTGAGGCTAaatccatgagagagagagagagagagagagagagagagagagagattatattACTCCCTAGAATGAAGGACTGAAGAGTAAAAAGCAGATTAGAAAGAAAAGGCAGAGTCACAGGGACGGAGAgttaagatagggagagaccctcacacaacaataagatagggagagaccctcacacaacaataagatagggagagaccctcacacaacaataagatagggagagaccctcacacaacaataagatagggagagaccctcacacaacaataagatagggaaagaccctcacacaacaataagatagggagagaccctcacacaacaataagatagggagagaccctcacacaacaataagatagggagagaccctcacacaacaataagatagggagagaccctcacacaacaataagatagggagagaccctcacacaacaataagatagggagagaccctcacacaacaataagatagggagagaccctcacacaacataagatagggagagaccctcacacaacaataagatagggagagaccctcacacaacaataagatagggagagaccctcacacaacaataagatagggagagaccctcacacaacaataagatagggagagaccctcacacaacaataagatagggagagaccctcacacaacaataagatagggagagaccctcacacaacaataagatagggagagaccctcacacaacaataagatagggagagaccctcacacaacaataagatagggagagaccctcacacaacaataagatagggagagaccctcacacaacaataagatagggagagaccctcacacaacaataagatagggagagaccctcacacaacaataagatagggagagaccctcacacaacaataagatagggagagaccctcacacaacaataagatagggagagaccctcacacaacaataagatagggagagtccctcacacaacaataagatagggagagtccctcacacaacaataagatagggagagaccctcacacaacaataagatagggagagaccctcacacaacaataagatagggagagtccctcacacaacaataagatagggagagaccctcacacaacaataagatagggagagaccctcacacaacaataagatagggagagaccctcacacaacaataagatagggagagtccctcacacaacaataagatagggagagtccctcacacaacaataagatagggagagtccctcacacaacaataagatagggagagaccctcacacaacaataagatagggagagtccctcacacaacaataagatagggagagaccctcacacaacaataagatagggagagaccctcacacaacaataagatagggagagaccctcacacaacaataagatagggagagtccctcacacaacaataagatagggagagaccctcacacaacaataagatagggagagtccctcacacaacaataagatagggagagaccctcacacaacaataagatagggagagaccctcacacaacaataagatagggagagaccctcacacaacaataagatagggagagtccctcacacaacaataagatagggagagtccctcacacaacaataagatagggagagtccctcacacaacaataagatagggagagaccctcacacaacaataagatagggagagtccctcacacaacaataagatagggagagaccctcacacaacaataagatagggagagaccctcacacaacaataagatagggagagaccctcacacaacaataagatagggagagtccctcacacaacaataagatagggagagaccctcaagatagggagagaccctcacacaacaataagatagggagagacctggGACTGGGAAGTTCTCAGTGTCCCAGGCAAGGTCTCCCCGGATCTGGCTCAGACAGATAGTCTGTTATCAAAACACTAGACACATTGTTCCCAAACATTGATTCTGACTAAAACCACAGTTTTATAATATAATCATCGAATGAGTCTAACACTTACACACATGTGTTATAATAATCTAATGATTCAAATTAATTTCATAcagtcacatggtatcagacctatggtatcagacctatggtttcataccatcacatggtatcagacctatggtttcatacaatcacatggtatcagacctatggtttcatataatcacatggtatcagacctatggtttcataccatcacatggtatcagacctatggtttcatacaatcacatggtatcagacctatggtttcataccatcacatggtatcagacctatggtatcagacctatggtttcatataatcacatggtatcagacctatggtttcatataatcacatggtatcagacctatggtttcatacaatcacatggtatcagacctatggtttcatacaatcacatggtatcagacctatggtttcataccatcacatggtatcagacctatggtttcatataatcacatggtatcagacctatggtttcataccatcacatggtatcagacctatggtttcatacagtcacatggtatcagacctatggtatcagacctatggtttcatacaatcacatggtatcagacctatggtttcatacaatcacatggtatcagacctatggtttcatacaatcacatggtatcagacctatggtttcataccatcacatggtatcagacctatggtttcatataatcaaatcaaatcaaatcaaatttattttttatccgggctacccggataaagcactaaataaacttcagttagtgctaaacacggctgctagaatcctgactagaaccaaaaaatttgatcatattactccagtgctagcctctctacactggcttcctgtcaaagcaagggctgatttcaaggttttactgctaacctacaaagcattacatgggcttgctcctacctatctctctgatttggtcctgccgtacatacctatacgtacgctacggtcacaagacgcaggcctcctaattgtccctagaatttctaagcaaacagctggaggcagggctttctcctatagagctccatttttatggaatggtctgcctacccatgtcagagacgcaaactcggtctcaacctttaagtctttactgaagactcatctcttcagtgggtcatatgattgagtgtagtctggcccaggagtgggaaggtgaacggaaaggctctggagcaacgaaccgcccttgctgtctctgcctggccggttcccctctttccactgggattctctgcctctaaccctattacaggggctgagtcactggcttgctggggctctctcatgccgtccctggagggggtgcgtcacctgagtgggttgattcactgttgtggtcatcctgtctgggttggcacccccccccccttgggttgtgccgtggcggagatctttgtgggctatactcagccttgtctcaggatggtaagttggtggttgaagatatccctctagtggtgtcggggggtgtgctttggcaaagtgggtggggttatatccttcctgtttggccctgtccgggggtgtcctcggatggggccacagtgtctcctgacccctcctgtctcagcctccagtatttatgctgcagtagtttatgtgtcggggggctggggtcagtttgttatatctggagtacttctcctgtcctattcggtgtcctgtgtgaatctaagtgtgcgttctctaattctctccttctctctttctttctctctctcggaggacctgagccctaggaccatgccccaggactacctgacatgatgactccttgctgtccccagtccacctggccatgctgctgttccagtttcaactgacctgagccctaggaccatgccccaggactacctgacatgatgactccttgctgtccccagtctacctggccatgctgctgctccagttttcaacttccacctgactgtgctgctgctctagtttcaactgttctgccttattattattcgaccatgctggtcatttatgaacattgaacatcttgaccatgttctgttataatctccacccggcacagccagaagaggactggccaccccacatagcctggttcctctctaggtttcttcctaggtattggcctttctagggagttttttcctagccaccgtgcttctccacctgcattgcttgctgtttgggttttaggctgggtttctgtacagcactttgagatatcagctgatgtacgaagggctatataaatacatttgatttgatttgattt
Protein-coding regions in this window:
- the LOC116371466 gene encoding ladderlectin-like — translated: MEKLAVLLLLSAVIALGDANLTQLLGLEPLLKTEVEQTPPVGAQVAAVQQGTKEMSCPSDWHPYGSRCFRFVSIPQSWSDSEQNCLALGGNLASVNNLLEYQFMQALTKNTNGHLPDTWIGGFDAVKEGLWMWSDGSRFDYTNWNIGEPNNAGEGEDCLQMNAASEKLWFDVPCEWKFTSLCSRRM